A section of the Spirochaeta isovalerica genome encodes:
- a CDS encoding methyl-accepting chemotaxis protein yields the protein MKIKKLSLKMQIALNLLFLIVMIPLGISVFTTTSTEIAHRTSIELVSNTKLISDMTHVYVNSTVENYLRAIAEKTKSLIEIYYNQYASGMVTRQEAFAEARALILDKNYGKIGTTGYIAGVSSKGILAIHPASEGVDASGYDFMKKAMEMKNGFLTYEWQNTGEDVPRDKVGYMSYFEPWDIIVWASSYKSEFRFLVDETRLKEKLKSLKNGETGYNFILDSTGRLIYHPELQSLDMKNLDDPSISTIVNMMSEAKIRNGEIIQNSYIGETDGQERMISMTYYEEMDWFIASSISKKEIYGILYTLGRILIFISLGAFVVMNFVIFWLLKMMLTPLKRISSAVNQVSEGDISHQIDIYTADEIGAMTGDINHLIEGLNKVFCRMKHDVEILNSSIQDLSSSSKEIATTSNEQASAVKEIVTTMEDSDQLSKGIESMINEVSNIANATKEKVKNGVNNIEESLVKMSEIRTSNDDTITGIRSLSEKIEAIWEIVTIINSIADQTKIIAFNAELEASAAGEAGKNFQIVASEIRRLADSTVNSTSEIKSKINEIQRSSDRLITASEDGTNKIKEGDSLTQSLHQTFEEIMESSEITAGSADNISSSIKQMVVAFEQILLTLKQISEGINNFVISTNSNTEISQKLKDMANSMGTFLSYYNTTDVCSMDQSMERKPESKG from the coding sequence ATGAAAATCAAAAAGTTATCATTGAAAATGCAGATTGCTTTAAATCTTCTGTTTCTTATCGTTATGATACCCCTCGGCATTTCAGTCTTTACCACAACCAGCACGGAGATAGCCCATAGAACAAGCATCGAACTTGTTTCCAACACGAAACTCATCAGCGATATGACCCATGTCTATGTCAATTCCACAGTGGAAAACTACCTGAGGGCTATTGCCGAGAAAACAAAGTCCCTTATCGAGATCTACTACAACCAGTACGCCTCCGGAATGGTGACCAGGCAGGAAGCCTTCGCCGAAGCCCGGGCTCTGATTCTCGATAAAAACTATGGAAAAATAGGAACCACAGGCTATATAGCGGGTGTCTCCTCCAAAGGGATCCTGGCTATTCATCCCGCTTCGGAGGGCGTGGATGCCAGCGGCTATGATTTCATGAAAAAAGCCATGGAGATGAAAAACGGTTTCCTCACCTATGAATGGCAGAATACGGGAGAGGATGTCCCCCGGGACAAAGTGGGATACATGTCCTATTTCGAACCCTGGGACATCATAGTCTGGGCTTCCAGCTATAAAAGCGAGTTCCGCTTTCTCGTCGATGAAACGAGGCTGAAGGAAAAACTGAAAAGCCTTAAAAATGGAGAAACAGGATATAACTTTATCCTGGACAGTACGGGCAGGCTGATCTATCACCCCGAACTGCAATCTCTCGATATGAAAAACCTGGACGACCCCTCGATCTCCACCATAGTCAATATGATGTCCGAAGCGAAAATCCGAAACGGCGAAATCATTCAGAACAGCTATATAGGTGAAACCGACGGCCAGGAAAGAATGATATCCATGACCTATTATGAAGAAATGGACTGGTTTATCGCCTCCAGCATTTCCAAAAAGGAAATCTACGGGATTCTCTACACCCTGGGCAGAATCCTGATCTTCATTTCCCTGGGGGCTTTCGTTGTCATGAATTTTGTTATCTTCTGGCTGTTGAAAATGATGCTGACACCTTTGAAGCGGATCAGCTCAGCCGTCAACCAGGTTTCGGAAGGCGATATCAGCCATCAGATAGATATCTATACGGCTGATGAAATAGGCGCCATGACCGGAGACATCAACCATCTGATCGAAGGGCTGAACAAAGTCTTCTGCCGGATGAAACACGATGTGGAAATACTCAATTCGTCGATACAGGACCTCAGCAGCTCGAGCAAGGAAATTGCGACGACCTCCAACGAACAGGCTTCGGCGGTTAAAGAGATCGTTACCACCATGGAGGATTCGGACCAGCTGTCGAAAGGCATAGAATCGATGATCAACGAGGTCTCCAACATAGCCAATGCCACCAAGGAGAAAGTGAAGAACGGCGTCAACAACATTGAGGAAAGCCTGGTGAAGATGAGCGAAATCCGCACATCCAACGATGACACCATTACGGGAATCCGGTCTCTCAGCGAGAAGATCGAAGCCATATGGGAAATCGTCACAATCATCAACAGCATAGCCGACCAGACGAAGATCATCGCTTTCAACGCCGAACTGGAAGCATCGGCCGCGGGAGAAGCGGGCAAGAACTTTCAGATTGTCGCTTCGGAGATCAGGCGCCTGGCCGACAGCACGGTGAACTCCACTTCGGAGATCAAAAGCAAAATCAACGAAATCCAGAGATCCTCCGACAGGCTCATTACCGCATCGGAAGACGGCACGAATAAAATCAAAGAGGGAGACTCGCTGACCCAGAGCCTCCACCAGACCTTCGAAGAGATAATGGAATCGTCGGAAATAACGGCCGGTTCCGCCGACAACATCTCCAGTTCGATCAAGCAGATGGTCGTGGCTTTCGAACAGATACTCCTGACGCTGAAACAGATATCCGAAGGAATCAACAACTTCGTAATTTCCACCAATTCCAATACGGAAATCAGCCAGAAACTGAAAGACATGGCCAACAGCATGGGCACCTTCCTCTCCTACTACAACACGACCGATGTCTGTTCCATGGATCAGTCGATGGAGAGAAAACCGGAGAGCAAAGGCTGA
- a CDS encoding adenylate/guanylate cyclase domain-containing protein, producing MTDILYCESSGLLASSFLKWLEAWNIRHLTDPAVFWETLSQVSPRLIIMGDSFSSRMEELIFCLKSRADCSSIPVVLLSERKPGSHIPVNLWVSRFDPDEQEFKLIINRLLYSKNKRGESAPIALQQGGCGSTVKKGLEQRIFLEYASAQLEGVPIAGNSMENVIDTLLRRTCALTGCDFAYMEFRGGEQEIRHLYCGGFWTEELRTGIMKACRKKQPEAFIPVDADWTCSFASQSGGSGTEDKTIGIVIFSVLESHPWFSAYLACGNLSDGEKRSAAARLSALVSDKCGKTLELAVRHYNSELETETLYRAFTRFLPAPIIEDLLVKTSERDLMTGEKRKIVVLFSHIRNFEYIAEHNSAENIVRFLNQHFTSMGSIIKDNGGTIDKFIGDAIFAIFGAPISYTDNCGRAARAAKEMIETYRKNNTSFMTLPSEGFHIGVGLNEGVAIIGNIGCSVKFDYTAIGDTVNLAARLESLCKHYHRHILISEVMYHQLKNDYFCRLVDVARVKGKTEPSRIYSLEIEPDLYPEKWRELYQKGLSMYLMGNWYLAIQYLEEALEILPEDFPTSQFLDRCEEYRSDPPDRWDGAVTLNFK from the coding sequence GTGACGGATATTCTCTATTGCGAATCTTCGGGGCTGCTCGCCTCATCTTTTCTCAAATGGCTGGAAGCGTGGAACATCAGGCACCTGACGGACCCGGCTGTTTTCTGGGAAACCCTTTCCCAAGTGTCGCCCCGTCTCATTATCATGGGCGACAGTTTTTCCAGCCGGATGGAGGAACTTATTTTCTGTCTCAAATCGCGGGCCGACTGCTCCTCCATTCCCGTCGTCCTTCTCTCGGAGAGAAAACCGGGCTCCCATATACCCGTCAATCTGTGGGTTTCCCGCTTCGATCCCGACGAACAGGAATTCAAGCTGATTATTAACAGGCTTTTATACAGTAAAAACAAAAGAGGTGAAAGCGCGCCCATTGCGCTTCAGCAAGGCGGCTGCGGCAGTACGGTCAAAAAAGGTCTGGAACAGAGGATTTTTCTGGAATACGCAAGCGCTCAGCTGGAAGGGGTGCCCATCGCGGGCAATTCCATGGAGAATGTTATCGACACGCTTCTGCGGCGGACATGCGCCTTAACCGGCTGTGATTTCGCCTATATGGAGTTCCGGGGAGGAGAGCAGGAAATCCGCCATCTCTATTGCGGCGGATTCTGGACCGAAGAGCTGAGGACCGGAATTATGAAGGCCTGCAGAAAAAAACAGCCCGAAGCTTTTATTCCCGTGGACGCGGACTGGACCTGTTCTTTCGCCAGTCAATCGGGCGGTTCGGGAACTGAGGATAAGACGATCGGGATAGTAATTTTTTCAGTTCTGGAAAGCCACCCGTGGTTTTCCGCTTATCTGGCCTGCGGAAATCTCTCCGATGGGGAGAAGCGGAGCGCCGCCGCCAGACTCTCTGCTCTTGTCTCCGATAAATGCGGTAAAACCCTGGAACTGGCGGTGCGGCATTATAATTCGGAACTGGAGACTGAAACGCTATACAGGGCTTTCACCCGTTTTCTGCCCGCTCCCATAATCGAAGACCTGCTGGTAAAAACTTCAGAACGGGACCTTATGACCGGTGAAAAGAGGAAAATCGTCGTGCTTTTTTCCCACATCAGGAATTTCGAATACATAGCCGAACACAACAGCGCGGAGAATATCGTCCGGTTTCTCAACCAGCACTTCACATCTATGGGGAGCATTATCAAGGATAACGGCGGGACTATCGACAAGTTTATCGGCGATGCCATCTTCGCCATTTTCGGCGCCCCCATCAGCTACACCGACAACTGCGGGAGGGCGGCGCGCGCCGCGAAAGAGATGATAGAGACCTACCGCAAAAACAACACTTCTTTCATGACCCTTCCTTCAGAGGGTTTCCATATCGGAGTGGGGCTGAACGAAGGGGTCGCCATTATCGGAAACATAGGCTGTTCCGTCAAATTCGACTATACGGCCATCGGCGATACGGTGAATCTGGCGGCGCGGCTGGAAAGCCTTTGCAAGCATTATCACCGCCATATTCTTATTTCAGAAGTTATGTATCATCAGCTGAAGAACGACTATTTCTGCCGTCTGGTCGATGTGGCGCGGGTCAAGGGGAAAACGGAACCGAGCCGGATTTATTCATTGGAGATCGAACCGGATCTGTATCCTGAAAAGTGGCGTGAGCTCTATCAGAAAGGGCTATCCATGTACCTGATGGGGAACTGGTATCTGGCCATACAGTATCTTGAAGAAGCACTGGAAATCCTCCCGGAGGATTTTCCCACAAGCCAGTTTCTCGACCGCTGCGAGGAATACAGAAGCGACCCCCCCGACCGCTGGGACGGGGCGGTCACTCTCAATTTCAAATAA